Part of the Brassica oleracea var. oleracea cultivar TO1000 chromosome C8, BOL, whole genome shotgun sequence genome is shown below.
GGGTACAAACAGAGAGGAAAGGTACTTTACAAAATATTTTTTTTCTTGCTTCAAGCCAAGTAGAATGCAGAAATCAAAGTATTGTCATGTTATTTAATCCTCCTTTATTGGAATGTTCATTCTCAGGCTGCAGAAGAAGCTGTAAATGTTTTCTATCATTACACGTACGAGGGAAATGTTGATATTGATGCAGTTACCGACCCCGCAATGAAAGCTTCCATACTAGCGCAGATTAATCATTTTGGCCAAACTCCGAAGCAACTATTCCACAAACCTCATGTCAAAAGGAGAACAGACCGAAAAATCCCTCTCCACCCTCTGAAACATTCGATGCATCTAGTTCCTCACGAGACGCGTAAATGTTCATCTTCTATAACCCAGATCATTACTTTCCACGACAAGGTGCTCGTCGCCGGGGCCAACTGCTTCCTGAAACCCAGTGGCTATACGAAATACATAACGTGGGGTTTCCCAGACAGGAGCTTGAGATTTATGAGCTATGATCAGGACAAACTGCTATCAACTCATGAGAATCTCCATGAAAGCAACCAGATCCAGTGTGCTGGTGTTAGTCACGATGGACGCATTGTGGTCACTGGAGCAGAAGATGGTCTAGTTTGCGTGTGGAGAGTGAGCAAGGATGGGCCACGTGGCTCACGAAGATTGCGGTTAGAGAAACCCCTATGTGCTCACACAGCTACAGTCACGTGTCTACGCGTAAGCCAACCGTACATGATGATTGCGAGTGGGTCTGATGACTGCACAGTTATAATATGGGATCTCAGTTCGTTGAGTTTTGTGAGACAGCTTCCTAACTTCCCAGTTCCCATTACAGCAATCTACATAAATGACCTTACCGGGGAAATTGTAACTGCTGCTGGAACTGTCCTTGCGGTTTGGAGCATCAATGGAGATTGCCTCGCTGTGGCTAACACATCGCAGTTACCATCTGATTCGGTATTATCGGTAACGGGCTCGACATCTTCTGACTGGCTTGAAACAGCCTGGTATGTAACTGGTCATCAGAGTGGAGCAGTTAAAATATGGCGGATGATACATTGCACTGATCCGTTGAGTGCCGAGAGCAAAACGAGTAGTAGCAACAGAACAGGAGGGTTGAATTTGGGTGACCAAGTGCCAGAGTACAAGTTGATTTTACACAAGGTGTTGAAATTCCATAAGCAACCGGTCACCGCTCTCCATCTCACGAGCGACCTTAAGCAGTTACTGAGCGGCGATTCAGCTGGACAGCTGCTTTCATGGACATTACCAGATGAGACATTAAGAGCTTCAATGAAACAGGCATCACTGAAACAAGCTTCAATGAAACAGGCTTCATAGGTATAGGATGTAAAGCGGAGACCAGTCATTACCCTTTGGGTAGAACCGGACAAGGGGGACTTCAAGAAAGGACCACATAGTAGGAAGCAGAACAAAGTCTGAACAAAGGTGTTGGCTCTGTTGAATCTCTTACATCACTGGCTTGCAGTTTAAGAAGAGAGCGAGGCGAGCCATTCTCGCTTAAGGAGTTTTCAAGATTGGGAAGGAGAAAAGGTTTGGTTTAAGAATTTGTGTAAATAGATGGGAAGATTACAAGCTTTACAGGGGAGTGTTGTGTACTACTGTGTACAGTATTGTATTTTTGCGGCGTTTGTTTCACTTTATATTATTTTCTTCTTCTTGAAAACTCGTTGCAAATATAGCAGAAGCTGGGCATATTAGTATTTACAGCCCCATCTCTGCAATTGTTGTATTGTTTGTAACCTCTGTATTCTTCATCTTTTGCTTCAATGTATTTGTTTTTTTGCTCTTGATTATAGATACAAAAACATGGTTTGTCAAATAAGTTCTAACGAGCCATGGTGAATTGGTTTTTCAGTTTTCTTTCCCAATTATTAATATGGGCTTGTGTAACGGTGAGGCCCATTATGGGCTATCCCAGCTGCACATCTCGCGCGTGTGTTAATTGTCTGGAGACTATCCAAACACTCATGCACCACATGCCCGAGGGCAAATCTGTCATTTACGTTTCATATATCTATATATATGTGAGTAATTGGAACCGTTGATTATTGGCCTCAGAAAAATAAACAAGAACCTGCAAGGAGTTCTCTATGTTCTTACTTCTTCCATAAGACCAATGATGAACACTAAGTTATCACTTTCTAAGACCAAGATCATTGGTTTCACAATCCGGCTCAACGATACACGCACTCGATATGGACGTTCAACCATTTCCGCAACTCTCAGTTCAAAGCCAGCCTACTCTGGAGAACTCAAAGTTGTAAAAGAGACATCAGGAACGGAACCATTGAAAAAGAAGAATGCAAGCAATGAAGACAACTTCTTGTCGAAAATTGCCATTAATTATCTATCAAAGACGCTTCGAGACACCGCAGGTTCGTATCTCACATCTATTCTTTGTAGTTTTCACAGTTAGAAAGAGGTATCTATTCAGGAAAAAAAAATGATAATTTTTCCTTCAGGGATTAGTAGTAGTAGCAGCAGCAAGAGTACTGGTTACGATAGCTTAGTTGACACGGCAACTAGGGTTGCGGGTAACTTAAGCATCAAGCAACAGCATGAGCTTGTTCTTGTCGCTTTGGACAGAGCATTTCCAGCAGTGATACTCTCCTTGGTAAGTTCTTATGGATTTATAAGATCAACTAGTCATGAGAAATTAATAAAAATAACATTTTCTTGCTAAAATTACAGATCAAAATGCTTTTACCACCTTCAAAACTATCAAGGGAGATGTTCGCGCTATTCACCACAGTGTTTTTCGCTTGGCTTGTTGGACCTTCAGAGGTAAGATAGAACATTATCTCAAAGATCCTAATTTTTTCCGTTGTTTTTAAGCTGTAATTAACGGAAGTATTTTTAATTTGGGAACATTATTGAAAAGGTGAGGGAGACTGAGGTTAATGGAAGAAAAGAGAAGAGTCTGGTGTTCATAGAGAAGTGCAGGTTAAGTGTAATCTCTCTATTTGGTCCCATATGATCACTTAACTTGAGACAAAAATCAAAATCATTCTTCCATAAATAATCATTACATACATAAACCACCAGTAACAACACTAATTTCACTACTGAGATCGTCTGTTAATAATGACTTTTAACTGTTGTTAAATTTGGTAGGTTTCTTGAGCAGACTAATTGTGTTGGTATGTGCACTCACCTTTGTAAAATCCCATCACAAATCTTCATCAAAAACTCACTTGGAATGCCTATCTACATGATGCCCGGTACTACTCAAAATATCATTCTCTTTACTATATAGTTGCAATCACTAAAACAAGAAGATCTTAGCATTCAATAAAAAAAGTTGAAATCAAACTTAATATATGGTGAAAATAGTAGCCTGCACTTCTCACTTGTGGAAGCTTAATATTATCTTGAAGGGTCCCATTGAGTCACCACTAAGGACACAATTAACTACAAGTAGACCCATTAAGTCTTCAAGATGTATAATGATGGGTGATTATTCTTTCTAAGAAGTCAATGATTTGACTTAAGACACAAGCAATCATTCCCTTTTTAAAATGTCACAACACTAATTAACATTTTTCTTGAGTGTTTCTCCACAGATTTTAATGATCTGAGCTGTAAGATGATGTTTGGTCAGGAGCCTCCAGAGATCAAAGATGATCCTGTAATGAAACAGCCATGCTTTCAATTCTGTAAGAATGAAAACGTTTCAGCCAACAAGATAACTTCTTAAGCAAGACATTTGAGTATAAATATCAATTAAAATTCTCTGTTTTTGCAGGCAAATCAAACAGAAGCTATGGTGTGAAGCACTAGAGCTTATACAAGGGACATTAAACATGATTGTAATATCAAAACATATAGTATTTAAGTTTATCTTGTAAAGATAAATCAGAGATTACAGTTACTTATAGAAGCAAACCTCATGCCCTATGGTATTGAACCAAGAACAGAACAGAAAACATGTAAATGTTTGAATTTTCAAAAAGAGTAAGACAATAAGCAGATCTATAAGACCAACATGAATAATGGTAGACAAAAAAAGGCTGCAGACAGAATCAATATTGAGGTGTGTAAGAGTAATTAGGCTGGTTTTGGTTTTGTCTTATATTCATGTGTCCTTGTCTTCCTTCTCTTGAGAATTGTTCCCACATAATCTGTTCTTCCATCAACATTCTCTGTTTCTTCTCCATCTCATTCATCTGCACATAAGCTGGCGGCGCAACCACCAAGGAAGCTGCAAATGGATCCATCGGTACTACCGGCCCATTGCTGCTTCCATTGGCCGTTGCTGGTGCTGGAAGTGCCAGCACTGTTGCTGTAATCATAGTAAATTAGTAGATTGCAAATGAAAACAGAGTAAACAGAGCAAAGTAATGTTTCTTTTCAAACCTGCTGGTCTTCCTGCAGAACCAAATGCCATACTGCTTGCACTTCCACTGGCTCCATAAGCCGTTGAGGTTTGCACTGCGGCGTTCACAGTGCCGTGCTGATACATTCCGTTGAGAAGCAACATATCAAAGCCTCCTCCGAGTTCAGTCTTTTGTCCTGATAAGTTTGTAGCTGACTGCACCAAAGCCGTCTCCCAATCTGCTCCATCATCCTTAAACGCTTCCCATCCAGGACCGGACTCTGAACCCGAACCGCTCGCGTAAGGGCCACCGAATAAAGCCAATGCTAAGTTATCTCCAGCTGCTCCAGCTTCACCGCTGCTTATATCCACAAGATCCAGCAAATCACCAACCTCTTCTTTCTTGTTCTCCTCCTCTATTATCACTGGTTCCTCTGCTTCTTCCTCTGTTTTTTCTTCTTCATCTTCTTTTGGTGGAGGTGCAGGTAAGGCCTTGATGGCGTTCATATCTTCTTCCTGCTCCTCATTTACTTCCTCTTCTCTCGCTTCATCATCATCTTCCTCATTAACAGATTTTGAGTTATTGGTCTCTTCTAAAGCGGTTTTGTCTCTTATAAACTCATCCATGAGTTCAAGCTTCTTCTGTGTTATTTTCTCTATCTCTGGATACTCGGAAGACCTAGCGATCCCCATGTTCTTACACCATGAATAGAACTGATCTAGCTCTTCAAACTGTTTAGAGACACGACAGAAAATGTCATAGATCTTGACTGAATCAGGAATGTCTAACTCCATGAACCGCTCGATCAAAACACCCATTATCTCTGTCACATCATAATATATCTGAAAACTCTCCTTCACTATCGGATACAGGGCCACAATCACAACTCTGTTGTTCCTCGCGCTTCCTGCTTATGCACCATAACTTGTCACAAAATGAACATAGCAGAGAACAAGAAAACGAAAGGATGTGATGTAAGTTGTTTATTTTGTACAATGTTGAATAAATTGTTAGACTGTAACTAGGACTAGCAATTAGACGGATTATTTGGGGTCTAGTGAAAGCATACATTTTAATTAGTATTGATATATATATATATATATATATATATATTTATATTAAATATTTTAGTTTTTATATTGATATTAAATATTTATAAAATATATATATATATATATATATATATAAATTAGATAAATATATGGATTTACACTAACATTATTAATTGATTAAATAAATTCAGATTAATT
Proteins encoded:
- the LOC106308322 gene encoding putative clathrin assembly protein At1g03050, which gives rise to MSSSKLKRAIGAVKDQTSVGLAKVNGRSASLSELDVAIVKATRHEEYPAEEKYIREILSLTSYSRNYINSCVNTLSRRLNRTKCWTVALKTLILIQRLLGEGDRAYEQEIFFATRRGTRLLNMSDFRDVSRSNSWDYSAFVRTYALYLDDRLDLRMQARHGKRGVYCVGGDTVDDKQDKPEADLSKAIVVRSQPTAEMKTEEIFTRVQHLQQLLDRFLACRPAGSARNNRVVIVALYPIVKESFQIYYDVTEIMGVLIERFMELDIPDSVKIYDIFCRVSKQFEELDQFYSWCKNMGIARSSEYPEIEKITQKKLELMDEFIRDKTALEETNNSKSVNEEDDDEAREEEVNEEQEEDMNAIKALPAPPPKEDEEEKTEEEAEEPVIIEEENKKEEVGDLLDLVDISSGEAGAAGDNLALALFGGPYASGSGSESGPGWEAFKDDGADWETALVQSATNLSGQKTELGGGFDMLLLNGMYQHGTVNAAVQTSTAYGASGSASSMAFGSAGRPAATVLALPAPATANGSSNGPVVPMDPFAASLVVAPPAYVQMNEMEKKQRMLMEEQIMWEQFSREGRQGHMNIRQNQNQPNYSYTPQY
- the LOC106308323 gene encoding beta-carotene isomerase D27, chloroplastic — translated: MMNTKLSLSKTKIIGFTIRLNDTRTRYGRSTISATLSSKPAYSGELKVVKETSGTEPLKKKNASNEDNFLSKIAINYLSKTLRDTAGISSSSSSKSTGYDSLVDTATRVAGNLSIKQQHELVLVALDRAFPAVILSLIKMLLPPSKLSREMFALFTTVFFAWLVGPSEVRETEVNGRKEKSLVFIEKCRFLEQTNCVGMCTHLCKIPSQIFIKNSLGMPIYMMPDFNDLSCKMMFGQEPPEIKDDPVMKQPCFQFCKSNRSYGVKH